One stretch of Prunus persica cultivar Lovell chromosome G1, Prunus_persica_NCBIv2, whole genome shotgun sequence DNA includes these proteins:
- the LOC109946530 gene encoding glycine-rich cell wall structural protein: MRVILSAGCVVVAILCVFLVSGLVVADDDAKVVKDDKHLFPHPHPRFFRGGKGFRHGRFGGGGVGGGIGGGGGLGGGIGGGGGLGGGGGLGGGGGLGGGGGAGGGLGGGGGLGGGAGGGLGGGGGGLGGGAGGGGGAGGGLGGGAGGGLGGGGAAGGLGGGAGGGGGGGGGFGGGGGFGAGSGAGFGGGAGIGAGGGH; encoded by the exons ATGAGGGTCATTTTATCAGCTGGTTGTGTTGTAGTTGCTATCTTATGTGTTTTTCTTGTGAGTGGTTTGGTTGTGGCGGATGATGATGCTAAGGTGGTTAAGGATGATAAGCACTTATTTCCTCATCCCCACCCACGTTTTTTTAGGGGAGGAAAGGGGTTTAGGCATGGAAGGTTTGGTGGCGGTGGAGTTGGTGGAGGCATTGGCGGTGGCGGTGGTCTTGGTGGAGGCATTGGCGGTGGGGGTGGTCTTGGCGGAGGTGGAGGTctaggaggtggtggtgggcttggaggtggaggaggtgCAGGTGGTGGGTTAGGAGGTGGCGGTGGTCTAGGTGGGGGTGCAGGAGGTGGGttaggaggtggtggtggtggtctaGGTGGAGGTgcaggaggtggtggtggtgctgGGGGTGGCTTAGGAGGAGGAGCTGGAGGTGGTTTAGGTGGAGGAGGAGCTGCAGGTGGTTTAGGTGGAGGAGCTGGAGGTG GCGGTGGTGGAGGAGGCGGATTTGGTGGAGGAGGTGGTTTTGGTGCTGGTAGTGGGGCTGGCTTTGGCGGTGGAGCTGGAATCGGAGCTGGCGGTGGCCACTAA